The following is a genomic window from Streptomyces sp. NBC_01381.
AGCAGCACGGCTCCGGCCGCTCCGGCGGCCCCGGTCAGCAGACTCCTCCGGCGCGGCCCTGAACGGTGGCGCGAGGGGATGGGATACGACGGCACAGCAGACGTCCTCGGAAGGAAGGCCAGCAAGGCGGGCAGTCAGCAGGGGAAGGTGAAGGGGCGGGAGGGGGAGTGGCGAAAGCGGCGGAAGCGGGCAGAGGCGGGGCGGGTGACGGGGCCGGGGAGTTCGATGCCGCCGTCAACCTGGTGATCACCGTACCTTCGGCCCGGCTTCGTACTCGCGAGCGGCTCGGCGCCGGTCGGACGACGGTGCGACAACCGGGCGACGGCCGGACGACGACGGGCCGACGGCGGCCACCGGCGGGCGGCAACACCCTTCGGGACCGGATACCCTTTGACCTGACACGCGACGATCCCACAACAGCACACGCGGCCGAGGAGTCACCCGGATGAGCACCACCCAGAGCGAGAGGCTGCGAGAACTGCTGGAACCGCTCGTCAGCTCGAAGGAACTGGATCTCGAAGAGATCGAAGTGGCCTCGGTCGGACGCAAGCGGGTGCTGCGTGTCGTCATCGACTCCGACGACGGCGTGGACCTGGATCAGATCGCCGATGTCAGCCGCGAACTCTCCGAGAAGCTCGACGAGAGCGACGCGATGGGCGAGGGGGAGTACACCCTCGAAGTCGGCTCCCCGGGCGCCGAGCGCCCGCTGACGGAGCACCGCCACTATCTGCGTGCCGTCGGCCGCCTGGTGAAGTTCCAGCTGACGGAGGGCGGCGAGCTGATCGCCCGCATCCTCGAGGTGGACGACGAGGGCGTGGATCTGGAAGTACCGGGCGTGAAGGGGCGCAAGCCCACCGCCCGCAGGCTCACCTTCGACGCGATCGCCAAGGCGCGCGTCGAGGTCGAGTTCAACCGCAAGGACAAGAAGGAAGAGGAGGCGTAGCCGTGGACATCGACATGAGTGCCCTGCGGGGTCTGGTCCGGGAGAAGGAGATCTCCTTCGACCTGCTGGTCGAGGCGATCGAGTCGGCCCTCCTCATCGCCTACCACCGCACCGACGGCAGCTTCCGTCGCGCCCGCGTGAAGCTGGACCGCGACAGCGGCCATGTGACGGTGTGGGCGACGGAGGACCCGGCGGACCTCGAAGAGGGCCAGGAGCCCAAGGAGTTCGACGACACCCCGTCCGACTTCGGCCGTATCGCCGCGACGACCGCCAAGCAGGTCATCCTGCAGCGGCTGCGCGACGCCGAGGACGACGCGACGCTCGGTGAGTACGCCGGACGCGAGGGCGACATCGTCACGGGCGTCGTCCAGCAGGGCCGCGACCCGAAGAACGTCCTGGTCGACATCGGCAAGCTGGAAGCCATCCTGCCGGTGCAGGAGCAGGTGCCCGGCGAGGAGTACCCGCACGGGATGCGCCTTCGTTCGTACGTCGTCCGGGTGGCCAAGGGTGTCCGCGGCCCCTCCGTGACGCTGTCCCGTACGCACCCGAGCCTCGTCAAGAAGCTCTTCGCGCTCGAGGTGCCGGAGATCGCCGACGGTTCCGTCGAGATCTCGGCCATCGCCCGCGAGGCCGGCCACCGCACGAAGATCGCGGTCCGGTCCACCCGCTCCGGGCTCAACGCCAAGGGCGCCTGCATCGGCCCGATGGGCCAGCGCGTGCGCAACGTCATGGCCGAGCTGAACGGCGAGAAGATCGACATCGTCGACTGGTCGGACGACCCCGGCGAGATGGTCGCCCACGCGCTGTCCCCGGCGCGGGTCAGCAAGGTGGAGATCGTCGACCTCGCGGCCCGTTCCGCGCGGGTGACGGTGCCCGACTACCAGCTGTCGCTCGCGATCGGCAAGGAGGGCC
Proteins encoded in this region:
- the rimP gene encoding ribosome maturation factor RimP — its product is MSTTQSERLRELLEPLVSSKELDLEEIEVASVGRKRVLRVVIDSDDGVDLDQIADVSRELSEKLDESDAMGEGEYTLEVGSPGAERPLTEHRHYLRAVGRLVKFQLTEGGELIARILEVDDEGVDLEVPGVKGRKPTARRLTFDAIAKARVEVEFNRKDKKEEEA
- the nusA gene encoding transcription termination factor NusA, with amino-acid sequence MDIDMSALRGLVREKEISFDLLVEAIESALLIAYHRTDGSFRRARVKLDRDSGHVTVWATEDPADLEEGQEPKEFDDTPSDFGRIAATTAKQVILQRLRDAEDDATLGEYAGREGDIVTGVVQQGRDPKNVLVDIGKLEAILPVQEQVPGEEYPHGMRLRSYVVRVAKGVRGPSVTLSRTHPSLVKKLFALEVPEIADGSVEISAIAREAGHRTKIAVRSTRSGLNAKGACIGPMGQRVRNVMAELNGEKIDIVDWSDDPGEMVAHALSPARVSKVEIVDLAARSARVTVPDYQLSLAIGKEGQNARLAARLTGWRIDIRPDTEQPQDSADS